One genomic segment of Panicum virgatum strain AP13 chromosome 2N, P.virgatum_v5, whole genome shotgun sequence includes these proteins:
- the LOC120658146 gene encoding thaumatin-like protein 1 produces MAATFVFRNNCKETIYPGVQTNPGRPAFPTTGFQLQPGAEAQYRGVAGTWAGRIWPRHRCSPGGASDGGLSCASGDCAGRLECGGAGNQPPSTLAEFTLGGSGGNDFYDISNVDGFNVPLRIGPVGAGCATVTCGADINAACPPELAVRAADGGTVGCRSACLAFGTDEYCCRGDHGTPDRCRPSRYSEFFKHKCPQAYSYAYDDRTSTFTCATGAGYSIVFCP; encoded by the coding sequence ATGGCAGCAACGTTCGTGTTCAGAAACAATTGCAAGGAGACGATCTACCCCGGCGTGCAGACGAACCCCGGCAGGCCGGCCTTCCCAACCACCGGCTTCCAGCTTCAGCCCGGCGCCGAGGCCCAATACCGCGGCGTCGCGGGCACCTGGGCCGGCCGCATCTGGCCTCGCCACCGCTGCTCCCCCGGCGGCGCCTCGGACGGCGGCTTGTCGTGCGCGTCCGGTGACTGCGCGGGGAGGCTCgagtgcggcggcgccggcaaccAGCCGCCGAGCACGCTGGCCGAGTTCACGCTCGGCGGCTCGGGCGGCAACGACTTCTACGACATCAGCAACGTCGACGGCTTCAACGTGCCCCTCCGGATCGGGCCGGTCGGCGCCGGCTGCGCGACGGTGACGTGCGGCGCCGACATCAACGCGGCGTGCCCGCCGGAGCTGGCGGTGAGGGCGGCCGATGGCGGCACGGTGGGGTGCAGGAGCGCGTGCCTGGCGTTCGGCACCGACGAGTACTGCTGCCGCGGGGATCACGGGACCCCGGACAGGTGCAGGCCGAGCAGGTACTCGGAGTTCTTCAAGCACAAGTGCCCGCAGGCCTACAGCTACGCCTACGACGACAGGACGAGCACGTTCACCTGCGCGACCGGCGCTGGCTACAGCATCGTCTTCTGCCCTTGA
- the LOC120658145 gene encoding thaumatin-like protein 1, with protein sequence MATIFVFTNRCPETIYPGVQTNPNRPAFPTTGFALPPGPDAAFPGVPAGWAGRIWGRYRCATDASGSFGCASGDCATGRVECNGAGNQAPSTLAEFTLNGQGGRDFYDISNVDGFNVPIQILPFGQAPGCATVTCAANINAACPPELVARAADGSTVGCRSACGAFNTDELCCRGEYGSPDRCRPSSYSQFFKAQCPQAYSYAFDDGSSTFTCASGGNYQILFCP encoded by the coding sequence ATGGCAACAATATTCGTGTTCACAAACCGGTGCCCGGAGACGATCTACCCCGGCGTACAGACGAACCCGAACCGCCCGGCCTTCCCGACCACCGGCTTCGCGCTGCCGCCTGGCCCCGACGCCGCCTTCCCCGGCGTCCCCGCCGGCTGGGCAGGCCGCATCTGGGGCCGCTACCGCTGCGCCACCGACGCCTCCGGCAGCTTCGGGTGCGCGTCCGGCGACTGCGCCACGGGGCGCGTCGAGTGCAACGGCGCCGGCAACCAGGCGCCGAGCACGCTGGCCGAGTTCACGCTCAACGGCCAGGGCGGCAGGGACTTCTACGACATCAGCAACGTCGACGGCTTCAACGTGCCCATCCAGATCCTGCCGTTCGGCCAGGCGCCGGGCTGCGCGACGGTGACCTGCGCCGCCAACATCAACGCGGCGTGCCCGCCGGAGctggtggcgcgggcggcggacggCAGCACGGTAGGTTGCCGGAGCGCGTGCGGGGCGTTCAACACGGACGAGTTGTGCTGCCGCGGGGAGTACGGGAGCCCGGACAGGTGCAGGCCCAGCAGCTACTCGCAGTTCTTCAAGGCGCAGTGCCCTCAGGCCTACAGCTACGCCTTCGACGACGGGAGCAGCACCTTCACCTGCGCGTCCGGCGGCAACTACCAGATCCTCTTCTGCCCTTGA